Below is a window of Dehalococcoidales bacterium DNA.
GTCTGAGGTTTCGAGGTAATCGATCATCAGTATCCCGTTCAGGTGGTCGATCTCGTGCCGGGCCACCTGGGCTTGCGTCCCTGTGAACGTGTATTTTCTAGTGTTCCAGTGCTCGTCCATGGCTTTGACTTTTACGTACATGGGGCGCTCTATCTCAACCTCTAACCCGGGCAGGGACAGGCAGCCTTCCCTGACGCGACGCGGCTTCTTCTCTTTGAGAATCAAGGGGTTTACTAAAACGATGGGCGTCATATCGCCCACGGCTATAACACATACCCGGTGCTTGAAGCCTACCTGATTCGCCGCCAGTCCGCACCCGCCATATTTCTTCATGTCGTAGAGTAGCGCGGCGGCCATCGCCTCCACGTTTATCCTCTCAGTAGCCTCACCTCCAACTCTTCCAATACCTTTTTGAGATCCACGCCGATCGCCTTACTCACTATATCGATTACCTCGTCAGAGAAAGCGTCCGGCTCAAGGCCCGCGGCCTTCATGGCGTCCTGCAGGCGTGTGTGTCTGAACTGGCTGATAACGGCGTAGGGTATCATCTCACCTATCGTGTCCCGCTTATCGACCGTCCACAGGAACACCCCGGCCTTCGGACTCTCTGCCTGCACCAGGTAGTCTTTGCCGTCCACGGCCACGTCCA
It encodes the following:
- a CDS encoding peptide deformylase, translated to MAAALLYDMKKYGGCGLAANQVGFKHRVCVIAVGDMTPIVLVNPLILKEKKPRRVREGCLSLPGLEVEIERPMYVKVKAMDEHWNTRKYTFTGTQAQVARHEIDHLNGILMIDYLETSD